In the Thermodesulfovibrionales bacterium genome, AGTGCCTGTGAATTCATCTCCATTAAATGGAATAGATGCCTTGCTCAGCATTGCCCAGATGCCAGGAGGTATACCGGTGGCAACAGTTGCTATAGGGAAGGCTGGTGCAAAGAATGCTGCAATACTTGCAGCTGAAATTCTTGCTCTAAAGGACCAGAAGCTCCAGAAGAAAATAAAGGCTTTCAGAGAAAAGATGGCTGAGGATATTGAAAAAATAGATGCTTCATCTTTGATAAAGGCAGAGACTAAATAAATTCAATTCCAAATACTCTGACATCTTTATCCGGGGCGTAGCGCAGCCCGGTTAGCGCACCTGCCTTGGGAGCAGGGGGTCGGTGGTTCAAATCCACTCGCCCCGATAGTGCGCCTGTAGCTCAGTAGGATAGAGCAACTGCCTTCTAAGCAGTGGGTCGGGGGTTCGAATCCCTCCAGGCGCGCCAGATGTTATAATAAATTGTGGCGAGCGTAGCTCAAGGGTCAGAGCACTGGACTGTGGCTCCAGGGGTTACGGGTTCGAATCCCGCCGCTCGCCCCATAATTTAATCCCTAATCACTCACAATAAGGCACTCTATACCCCTTTTCTCAAATTCTTTTTTCAGTTTCTTTATCATACAAATAAAAAATCTATCTTCCTTTGCCCAGAGAAGTTTATATTTTCTATATACCCAGTCTGCATAGTGATAATTAAGCCTGTCAAGGATTATGTAGTCAACCTTTCCATAAAGAAGATCAACAAGACCCTCAGCTCCAGGAAGTATTGGAGCGATCATTGCAAAGGTTTTGATGCCTCCTGAATGGAGTATCCTTAGTGCTTCTATTCTTTTATCTACAGGCGGTGCATGAGGTTCAAAGATCCTTCTTATTCTCTCATCAGCAGTTGTGATTGTAAAACCAACCTCTATATTATCTGACCTTACCAGTACATCCCTGTCCCTTAATACAAGAGGAGATTTTGTCTGGATTGTAACAGGCCAGTTATTATCAATGAGTATTTCAAGGCATCTTCTTGTTAATCTGTATTTCCTTTCAACAGGCTGATAGGGATCGCATACTCCGCTTATCCATACCCTGCCCTTTTTCTTAATCTCTGAGCTAAGGAGTTCAGGAGCATTTATCTTTACATCAACAAAGTCACCCCATCTCTCAGAATGGCCAGTGAACCTCCTCATAAACATGGCATAACAGTAACGGCATTCGTGCTGACAGCCTACATAGGGATTTAAACTGTAATCATAGACAAGAGATCTTGTGAGGATGGTTCTGGCCTTTATTTCTCTGATTATCATTTTTACATTTTAAAACATTTTTTGATTTGAATTCCTTTATCAGGAATTGAGCTTTGTGAGACATTAAACTAAAGGCAGACTAAGAAGAGGCTTTAGACATGTAAAATTCATTGAATTAACACATTGAGTTAAAAATAGAAAAGAAGATGAAGCAGGGTGGAGGAGATTAGGAGGTCGAAAATTACATTATGATTTTAAGAAATTCGAAATTTCTGCGGGCATGCTATCAAACGCTCGAGTAAAGATTGAGCATACAAGATAAATCTAACAAAATGATGTTTCTATTCTGGACAGGTTAGTTTAACCTATCTTCTTGCCTTTATCTTGAAGACAAAGTCAAAATTCCGGATATCCTCCCATCTGTATCCCCTGAGTGTTGACCTTGTATCATCAAGAGCACCGTAAGGATTACCAGGTATATAAAACCAGTTCATTATTACCTCACCGGAATGCCTTAGTATAATCCAGTATCTACCTTTAGTAAGTTTAATCTTTTCAGGAAAGGTGAAATCTATCCAGTAGTAACCAGGCCTTCTGGGTATGTTCTCAAGAAAGAGGGGATGTGACCTTACGCCGGTCATACCAGGTCTTCCTTGCTCATCATTTACCAGGTCTATGTAAACTGTACCGTCACCTCCGAATTTCCTCATTGCGAGACTAATCTTTTCTATCTCTAAGGTCTCAGGTATTGTGAATGCCTGAGCATAAACATATCTT is a window encoding:
- the purE gene encoding 5-(carboxyamino)imidazole ribonucleotide mutase; its protein translation is MKILILTGSESDLVLAKESIKVLEEFGIPYRIEVASAHRSPERVIRIIKEAEKDGAEVIIAMAGMAAHLPGVVAAHTILPVIGVPVNSSPLNGIDALLSIAQMPGGIPVATVAIGKAGAKNAAILAAEILALKDQKLQKKIKAFREKMAEDIEKIDASSLIKAETK
- a CDS encoding radical SAM protein yields the protein MIIREIKARTILTRSLVYDYSLNPYVGCQHECRYCYAMFMRRFTGHSERWGDFVDVKINAPELLSSEIKKKGRVWISGVCDPYQPVERKYRLTRRCLEILIDNNWPVTIQTKSPLVLRDRDVLVRSDNIEVGFTITTADERIRRIFEPHAPPVDKRIEALRILHSGGIKTFAMIAPILPGAEGLVDLLYGKVDYIILDRLNYHYADWVYRKYKLLWAKEDRFFICMIKKLKKEFEKRGIECLIVSD